TTAATATTAACCCATACCAAATGGGTGCTTGTTTCCTGTTCCTCAGAATGAGTATTGCACTAATAGTCTGGCTAAATGCTGAAACCTATTTAGGTCACCCACCAGCTGCAAGGACAGCGAAGTGCACGTTGCTGTGGTACAGCCATGAGCAGAGCAACTGCTCcgtggtggtgctgggagaCACGAGTGATTCTGTGACTCACAGGAAAGCAGCCAGCCAATTCCTGCAGAGAGTTAAGGCAACACACCTGCACTGGAGCTGCAAAACTAAGTTGGCTCTGATTACTCTACCAAATGCAGTAAAATTAGTTAGGATCAGATAAAGGACTTTAAGGCACTACGGCCAGGTTATTTTTATTAACACAAGGGAATTACTTAAGTGTTCTGTAGTTGAAGGACATTTCATAACACTTATTGCAACAGGGCAACACTGAAAAAGATTGGTAATACATGTATTTGCAACTCACTTCCCATATTCTTTATAGCTCTAATCAATAAACTACATCAAATTAGTTTTGAATTCTTATTCAGAAGCATTACTTGTTTTGACTGATTATTTTGTGCTTGTGTTGTCTTTATTTACTTGTACCATCTATAGAGATGTCTAACCACAAGGTATCTACGAAACACAGacagataaaaaggaaaaaggaataaagCATAATCACAGTTATCTCTACCTAAAAGTAGAGCAGGGAAAAAAGTCAATACCAGTTACAAGAAAACACCAGGTCACTTTGCTGCTTCAGTTTCACAGAAGATCCTGAGAACAGTCAGCACCAACTACTCAGGTGATCCCGAGTTGCCTCCCACAGCTATACAGTGGGAGATAATTCTGCAGTTTGGGCTCATTTTCAGACAGAGGATAATCTGGTAGGATCAATTCTGAGTTGAGAGTCATGTCTCGATGCACTAGGACTAGTTTAGTGCAGACAGAGCATAAGTGGTCTTTTCAGCCTTTCAGTCCAGCATACTCAGCAAACATGTGAAAGCAATGCACTGAGACCATTATCAATCATCTACTCTCGGTCTAATGAGAAATTCTAACAAGAAAATTACCcaaattcattttaaatatatttattaagtTTTATTAGTGtgaccaaaccaaaccccaaattaTACAAGATTGTTTTTTATGTGAAGTAATCACGATTCAGGAAACTGTGTTTAATGAATACTTAATTCTGACTTCACAGATCAGGAAACACATGCATGCCTAGAAGGAAAACAGCCCATCCCTTTGCTTTGTTCCTTGTTCCAGAATCTAGTGTCAATTCAACAGAGATGAATAGTTGGAAgaacaaatcaaaccaaaataatggaagaacaaaccaaatcaaaataGTGGTACCTTTTGTATTAGGTGGTCCcggctttccttttcttctgtaatGCCAGCTCTAGCACTTCTGATATGCTAAGGTAAATGCTCATGCTAATGTAAAATAAGAGCCCAAACAATTCTTTGGAGTTTGGGGTTGCTTTTCCTGTCTGGTGTCTTATCTTGCAGTAAGTGCCAGCATATCTGAACACACTGTAATCTGTCACTGCTGATGTCATACATCTTCAGGAGTTGCATCATGCTACAACCAAAGACAAAAACGTGCATGTGAGCTGAAAGCTTCATTTAAACTCATTTTGGAATGTAAATCAAATAAATTTGTTAGCTTTACTATTCCTGTGTATCCCCAAAACATACATAACTTCAATTTTCCTATGATGCTGGATGTGCTTCTATGTTTGTATAGAACAAGCAGTtgctgtggctggagctgtAATAGGAGGCATCCTTTTATTTGTTCTCATTGGAACAACTGCATACCTGCTCTGGAAGAAATTTTGCTGCCTCCTTTCTTATGAAAAGCTCACCAGTCCTATCAAAACAACAAATGCAAGCACCTTTTTTCAAGATCAGACAAATTCTGAAACACAACTAAAAAGCACAAGGTAcgtattttcattttgtttttaaagcatacACTATTggtaatttatttcaatttgtCAAATCTTAAATGAGGGGGTGATCTAAATATATGCATGTACAGAAATAAATGAGACTCCTACTTTATATGAAAACATTAGTCATGTTCTGGTTTGTTCCTTTCAGAAATGAACAATTTAACTATGAATGCAATGATTATTTCTGATTTATATAAAAGAGATAATACATTCAAGTGTAATTGGTGCCTGGATAGCTTTCTCTGTTACCTAGACAAATCCAACCTCTCTTTCAGCCATTCCTGGTGGTCTCATAATGAGGCATCCAAGAACTGAACAACAGGACTTCAGTTCAGGAGAGAGACTCTCATAGCAAGTTAGCTACTTTCATACAAAGTTAGGCCTTTGGGGCTCTAAAATAAGAAGGTGCAGttaattcttcttttcctttgaaagatAAATTctaaaggagaagaaagggggaaaaagaaaaatctgtctgaAGAATTAAGAACCAATGTGCCTCGCTGCATTTTTATGCATTAAACAATTAAAATCAAGTGCAAAACAATggatatttataatttttacttATGCGTCTCTGTAGAAGTTTTACAAAATTGTGAGATAAAAACAGTAAAGTTATTACCATTACCAAGTTTGGTTTCCATATTTAGGCCAGAAGAGTCAATAGCTGTTGTTGTCTTGAGCAGATCCAGAAGTGTTCCATTTATCATTCCACCCACACTGCATGGGCGAGACTGGATTAACCTGACAAATGAAGAACAGGTTCAGGAAGACAGTGACCCCTCCATGATTCCTCAGTCTGGGCCACGGTCATCATTTCATTCTTTGGGTATGGCACTGAAAAAATGAGACTGTCTCTAAGGGTACTCCTTTAATGAGCAACTTGATTATCATGAAGCATGTTTACTGGGGGCACAGTAGACATGGTGTTATACAGTACAAGTCCTAAAGGCTGCATCCACATGTGTTTTTTATATATAGGAATTGGGTGAGAATGTAGCCATtctgctcccagtgctctggTACCTTGCACATATGGCAGACAAAGCAATCTCTCCTCCCATGTTTTGTAAAGGCACAACACAAGTGTAACTCAAGAAGTGTCTTATTGTTGTCCCCAGAAACAGCAGAGTGACCAGATGCAGACTGCAACAACAAATACCTAAAACTATCCACTTACAGTCACAGggatgagagaaagaaaagtgcagGCTACAACTACTCCTCCaaatttgagggaaaaaaataaagtctaaAATTCAtgcaaaaaattctttttagtTAGGAGATGAATGTGATTTCCCCTAATACAGCATTGGTTATAAAAATGCCTGCTATGGTCTTGAGACTAATCTGAAGGtgcttgttttttatttcatgtagcTGGAGCTTATGTTGTAGGGACCATTAACCCAGAGCTGTACAAGTTTCCTGAAGACAAAAGTGAGACGGATTTTCCTGCTGGCAACATTGGCCGCCTCTGGTTCTCCATAGAATATGAGCAAGAGTCAGAAAGGCTTCTCGTCTCCTTGATCAAAGTCAGAAAGCTGCAGCCTCCTGCTGATTCCTGTAGTCCATTTGTGAAAATCTACTTGCTGCCTGATGAAAGAAGCTACTTGCAGTCCAAAACAAAACGTAAAACTCTTAACCCGCAGTTTGATGAAAACTTTGTTTTTCAGGtagtttttccttttgatgAAGCAGATTTTTGTTTGCAAACATTCCCTTTTCAAACTATAGTACATGTTTGTAGAAAATTCATGTTCACAATGCTTCTGCCAAGATATAAGTCGCTTTCACAGGAGACAGGATTTTTCACTGGGGCTTCTGGGAGATCCTGGGATACAGAAGTGTGTGGCTCCAGAATGGATCTTACCTGTGGTCTGGACCAAAGTTAAAGATTCCAGAACTTGCCCTGGGAATGATGAAAATTCCAGTCTGAGCTATGGCTGAGCAGttcagcccagcagctctggaagcCCAGAAGCAGCCCACACTGATCTAGTGCTTTCACAGCTTTTAGTTTCTTTGCTGTGGAAGTAGGCCAGACACTATTTGTATAGTGCTGTTTGCAAAGCTTGGCTTCCCATGCCCAGAGGCTTTCAGCAGATGCCACAAGACAAAAggtttaaaaccagaaaaagtttGTATTTCAGACAACTGAAAAAATGTTTACAGATTTCTAAACATTTGTGTCTGAAAGTGAATGCATCATATAACACTAGATCTGTATAAGCTGAAAAACCACCAactaatttcatatttttcaagtACACTCATTCTATTTTAGCTTGGATCTTGACTTTTGCATAGCTAAAACTTCAGGCAAATTAAGAAAGTGGACTTCAAATAATTAAAGGAAATCTCCACCTACCTTCAACACACTTTGaaaaatttttcctttgaagtcaTGCTACAGTAGAAAAATACCAGgtattttataattattaataaattcttccttttcctgtacAGGTTTCCAGTAAAATGTTACTCCAAAGGACTTTGAAGTTTTTGGTTTATCATGTTGATAAACAGAAGAAGCATCATCTCTTAGGCCAAGTTATCTTCCCACTAAAAAATGAAGTATTAACTGAGGACAACAAACTAGTCATATGGAGAGatctggagaaagaaaacttggAGGTATGTGATACCAGGCTGTCTGGCATTGTGGAACCTCTGTCATCTTACAAGTATTGGAGGGAATCAGGTGAAGTAGAAGCATGTTCTATCAAGTACATCAAATGAAAAAGTATTTGATAAACATTTGGAATCAAAATTTCCACCTTACCAATCTGCAGATCTGTAGCTGGGTAAAGGGATTACCCAATTTCTCAGAAAAAGTCACATGAGTTAGGAGGTAGTTACATAAAAAGTACcttttgttatttgtttgttttgaattactgagagcagaaaaaaagcagaagaggcaAGGAAATAGACAGAACCTGGAAAAGAGTAATTCAAAGATTTAGGAAGGTTGATTAATTGGTTCCATCAAATGGCACAACAGCATAAATAAAGCCATTACAATTCCCTCACACATCTTAGTGTGACAGAAACCATTGGTATGAAAAAGGCTTTTTCTCCCTATTTGTCCATGTGACAAGAGTTCTTCAGTATATTTGACAAGTGGTGTTCTGCTTCCAAAGCCTCCTTCAGAGTATGGTGATATCCAGTTCTCCCTGAGCTACAATGACTACCTGGGCCGGCTCACTGTAGTGGTTCTGAGGGCAAGGGGATTAAAGCTCCAGGAGGAGAGCCACTCTGTTGGTAAGTGTGATTTCCTCTCTGCTATCAGCTCCAGAATTCCTGTTTTAATTGGCTCCTTCCTCATCTGTCCACCCAGGCTTGTGTTGGGCGACtctgaaaagaacaaataaacaTCTCAGTGATTTGAGTGGAAACAAGCTACGTATTTGCTCCAGGGGTAATTAGGTTTTGATAGCTCAGTTCTGCTATGTTTGGgatttattttgtaataaatgGTTGATCTCATGTAATCAGtggcaatttttttctcctgttttagtAGAGTGAGCAACATTCCTTTGCTGCACTCCAGCCTAGAGAGGGCAGCATTTCAGGGGATATTGACATTAACAGATTAAGCCTCAAGACACATTCCCAGAGGCAACAGCTGCAGAACAACTGCTTATGCTGACCAGATGTCCTGGGAAGAACtgaattgggaaaaaaattcccattttaggacagcctggctgctgctcacaggaCTATGGCATGCAGTCacatttctctccctttctgcagcaggGGTTTTTCTGGCATGTCATGATCATGCCCTTGGTCTCTGAGATTATttcaaaatgctgtttaaaatataaacactCAAACGAAAAACAGACAGAAGAacaaaatttgtatttaaatctGTACTAATTTTTTGAAGCTAAACAATATCAATGCAAGATGTACCCAccagttaaaaagaaaagaggtttAGTCCTCTATACACACACATCAAATATGAAGATTTTTATAAAGTTTCTTTGAGTGGACTGTTACCGGAATGTTTAGCTGTAGAAACCATGCCCTCTAAATGAGAAAATCTACATTCATAATGGTAAGAGAtaaattttctctgtttaaagTTCATTAATGAAGAAATGCCCAGTAAAATTATGACAACAGAGATGTTTCCAACAAGCAGAATCCTACCCTGACACTTGttgaaagagaaatatattGCAAAATATACTCatattagaaaacaaattagTAAGATAAGGATGGTCAGAAAAAATATGAATGGTTCATGGCAAATGAGCAGAGTAGCACCATGAACTAAAAGCAAATGTTCTAATTTTGCAACATCTCAATAGCTTAATTAGAAAGGGAAGTCATAAACACAACGGTAGCAGAATAAAATCCCCTACTGCTTCACTGGAAAAGGACAAATATTTAACTGTCaattataattaatttctaCGTACTTCTCTCTAAATTTTGAAGAAGAGTAGGGAGGAGCAGAAAATTTCAGGTTGCCCTGGATCTCATTGTCAAAGATCTACGGAATAAAACCATAATGCAATACATGTTCCCTTCAGGAAGCAAGGCAAAATTTTGTTGCTCTTGGCATGTGTCCCCCgcaatttttgctttattttctaaaagaaagaGATCATTACTCTCTTCCTCAAATTTTCTACAGAATCCCTTATCACAGGCTAGATGTCCTTAGTAAAACCTTTTGTTTAAGTATTCTTCTTTGACTATGAGAATCTGTACCCCTGCAACACATTCAACGCAAGTGCAGGCTGCGATGTGGCTCCTCCCTTGTGTTGATTGAGACAACCACGTGATCAAACACCTGAAAATAACTACAGACCAAACAAAGTAAGCCTTCAAAAAAGTCTCCATCAGCTGAAGGGGAGGCACAGAAATATAAGATCAAGGACACAGGGTAAGGATATGACCGTTCATTTTAACAGCTCTTAAACTGGCAAGTGCACTGCAGAACTGCACCCTCCGTACTTCAGGCACCCCCTGCTTGGTGTTACACTTTGCCATGTGGGTGGCACATGTGTTCATGAATCGTTCACAATCTCATTGTACACTTGAAATTGAATCAtgaaatgaagaaattccttaagCCACCTCCCAACTGCTTctgacacatttttttctatttctttttctccaaggTGTGTATGTCAAAGTCTCTCTGATGAACCATAATAAATTCATCAAAAGTAAAAAGACAGCAGCTGTTCTGGGAACTCCCAGTCCAGTGTATAATGAAACCTTCAGCTTCAAGGCAGATCAGACAGAGCTGGATACTGCAAGCCTGAGTCTGTCTGTACTCCAGAGTATCAAGGGAGAAAGTAAGCTACATAAATTATTACAGTCAAGTTGTCTTACATATTGGAGACATGTTTAAATCTGGGAGGAACTCATTCCTTTTTAGCAATAAACATAAAACATATGAGTTCTGGGGTGTTTCACAGGCTAtgcatttaaaaagcagaacaacTTATTTATAGTAAAGCATATCTCTCTCTTTCAGAGGCTAAAGataaatttaatgaaagatgaaTAAAATAACCATAGACTAGGTATTGTCACTACAAAGTGCTGcacttttgtttcattttagtaTCCTATTAAAACAAGCTTATGCAATTATTCTGTGAACACTTGTGGGTAATCCCCAATCTCCAAAATGTTGAGGCCATTCACTCTTCCTAACCAAAATTGAAAGAGGAATAGAAATTTTAATTATCCCATCAATTCATGCAGTGAGAAACATGAAAGAGATTAGTGACATCCCCATTTCCTGGCTGATGCTTGAGGTCACATCTTTTTAATTGTTAGAGAATTCATTAAGGAGTTCTACTTAGAGAAGCAAATGAGTCTTCAGTATTTCCACTGCTCACAAGAACATCTTCCCTGCAGTGCAAATATGATCTTgataatgaaatattaatacCCTCATTTGGATTCACATGCTCCTAAAATAAATTCCTTTAGGTGAGATTTTGGCAGGTGCTTTGGCTTTGAGGATTGACAAAAACTAGAATCAGTACTTGAGTATTTCATTACGTTTACCTCCAGACAACTCAAGGCTTTACAAACATTCTGAAGTTCATGCAAGACAGGTTCAAATCATGTTCTCCATTCACAGCTGGAAAGGCAAGGCATGAAGAAAAATCTGCTCCTTGGCAGAGGGTGGGCAGTGGCAGCACACATGTTGTAGCTCCCAGCTGTCTCAGTACCTACACTTATTCTTTCCCAAGCCAGAGCATCATGGGAATCCTGCTGAGGTTGCTGGTGTCCAAAACTAGGGCACACTTTCATAGTAAACTTGAGAGGCTGGGCAGATGCAGATCTTTCTGCCTTAAACATAGTCTTAGTTGAAGTGCAGGCAATAGGGCAGGCCTGCATTAACTAAACACACACTTACTGCAGTACCTCTGAATGCTGAATCTTAGCAGGTACAAACTACAGAACCTGAAATCCAGCATGAAATCCTTGAATATTTTGGTTTAAAGGTAACTTTCAGAACATGCATTACTCCAAGAACTACTAGTTAATATTCTAATTTAGGCAAGGACTTCAGAGAAGCACTAACACATGTTCATTACTAActgctctctttttttcctagaaacACTTTTGCTGGGACGAGTAGTAGTTGGGCCTTTCATGTACACACGTGGCAAAGAACTAGAACACTGGAATGAAATGATCAGCAAGCCCAAGGAGCTGGTTAAACGATGGCATGCTCTCTGCCATAGCATGTAAACAATACcgataaaaaaaccaacctggAAATGGAAAAGCTTATACTATCTTTCTTATCTAAAGGGTACCCTAAGTAGGCAAtaataaaataagcaaattattttctaaaccaaacacaaataaaagacTTGGTTCCTGGTATGCTGGaactctccttttcctctttccaaaatGTATGTTCATTTTAATTAACATGTAGCAGAGTAAACAAAACAGGAAGCCAAACATAATCTCCTAGTATTAGTTATTTTCACTAGTAAATTCCACTTCTTGGTCAAGAGTTCTGGGCATAAATGATCACTCATCATGTGGACAGAACCCAAAATGACCAATAATTGTCAGTAATGACACCAGGGCTAACTGTGCACAGCATTGTGTCACTGCAGGCAGAGTGACTTCACCAGAAGAGATGGGAACCCAGTTAGAAAGCCAAAACGACAAACCCAGAAGATGTTGACTGACTAATAAATTTatagtttatttaaaatatcagCATTATATTTAAAACCTCTTTTGAATAGGAGGGGTGGAAGGAACTGTTTATTGATCAAAAACCCAGAAGCACCCATTTCCTTCAGCACAGTGTATTTCTTGCAGTAACTCAGTTCAATGTTTTCAGGTGACCCAACACACAACACTTTGTGTTGCCATTAAGGGACAGGTACAGCAGTGAAGTCCTAAGAGACTGGAGGCTTTCATGAATATTGAAATACTCTGAGAAAGCAAGATGAGGATCTATCCTGTCCTTACACAGTTCCCTCTAAACATATTTCTGCTGGAGACAGCATTGATTACAAGAAGCTTGGATTTGACCTGGTGTGACCATTCTTACACCGAAAATCCAATTAGCTTAAGCCCCTGGGGCATATGTCTGTTTTAGTGCTGGAGTCTTCTTTGTTAAGTAAATTACTGTTCTGTAAAGCAGTTTGGAGCAATTACTcttaatcaaaataaaataggaagTTCTCTTTGTGACTGTTCACTGGGGACCTGAACTCTGCACCTTTCACACTGTACAGTCATAATCCAGACACACAGACTACTGCAGCAAAACATTTTGTACAATTGTGTTCCAAGAGGACGATAACCTCtacagctgaaataaaaccaacttCCTTTTAAACaggataaaatattaatttagtaAAAAAAGAGGCTTCTCCACACAGATGAGAACACTTTCCATTTTGATAATATTGTTATTAACGAAAGGAAACATTATGAATGAGAAGATACCACAGAGGAATTTTGAGATAACACACTTCCCTGATCCACCATCTGAAATGTTACATGGTACCCTCAGTCTCCCTTGCTAACTGCACTCCTGGATACAAGATGAGTTTAAACTCATTACATTAAAATCAAATCCCTCATTATATCTTTGCTAAATGAGTAACACCAGCACCCTCACAcacaaagagctgttttcaaATTTTAGTCCTACAAAACTACTGCAAACCAATCTGATAAGCAACACATTTGATCTGGGAAGGAAAACTATACCACTATAATAGAGTTTAAACAATTTTACCAAACAAGTTTTGTCCTTCATTACTTAAATTATACCAATAAAGATCTTAAAAGTAACCTGTTAGTAATGTTTCAGACACTTTACCAGCTTGTGCAGGAAGATGTACGTAATGTACAGTGTCTGTTAACAAATACCTCTAGAGTAGGAAGTCACCTGGCTCACTTGATCTACAGTATGAcccatgtaaaaaaaaatgcat
Above is a window of Pithys albifrons albifrons isolate INPA30051 chromosome 9, PitAlb_v1, whole genome shotgun sequence DNA encoding:
- the SYT15 gene encoding synaptotagmin-15 isoform X2, which translates into the protein MPEQAVAVAGAVIGGILLFVLIGTTAYLLWKKFCCLLSYEKLTSPIKTTNASTFFQDQTNSETQLKSTRSRSVPFIIPPTLHGRDWINLTNEEQVQEDSDPSMIPQSGPRSSFHSLAGAYVVGTINPELYKFPEDKSETDFPAGNIGRLWFSIEYEQESERLLVSLIKVRKLQPPADSCSPFVKIYLLPDERSYLQSKTKRKTLNPQFDENFVFQVSSKMLLQRTLKFLVYHVDKQKKHHLLGQVIFPLKNEVLTEDNKLVIWRDLEKENLEPPSEYGDIQFSLSYNDYLGRLTVVVLRARGLKLQEESHSVGVYVKVSLMNHNKFIKSKKTAAVLGTPSPVYNETFSFKADQTELDTASLSLSVLQSIKGEKTLLLGRVVVGPFMYTRGKELEHWNEMISKPKELVKRWHALCHSM
- the SYT15 gene encoding synaptotagmin-15 isoform X1, giving the protein MCFYVCIEQAVAVAGAVIGGILLFVLIGTTAYLLWKKFCCLLSYEKLTSPIKTTNASTFFQDQTNSETQLKSTRSRSVPFIIPPTLHGRDWINLTNEEQVQEDSDPSMIPQSGPRSSFHSLAGAYVVGTINPELYKFPEDKSETDFPAGNIGRLWFSIEYEQESERLLVSLIKVRKLQPPADSCSPFVKIYLLPDERSYLQSKTKRKTLNPQFDENFVFQVSSKMLLQRTLKFLVYHVDKQKKHHLLGQVIFPLKNEVLTEDNKLVIWRDLEKENLEPPSEYGDIQFSLSYNDYLGRLTVVVLRARGLKLQEESHSVGVYVKVSLMNHNKFIKSKKTAAVLGTPSPVYNETFSFKADQTELDTASLSLSVLQSIKGEKTLLLGRVVVGPFMYTRGKELEHWNEMISKPKELVKRWHALCHSM